The segment TTAGATCCATCTTAGTATAGTCTTCTTTTCTCCAACTCATAGTCGGATATAAAATTAACTTATCTAGCGCCTATGTTTTCTGTTAGTTTGGTAGTCTTCAACAGAGAGAAACACCAAATGTAGAGAAGGAAGGAGAAGCTCTTTGTATAGATGGTAGCGAAAAATCAGATGTTGAAACTGAATTGTTTATAGGACTACCGGAGTGCAGAGAAAGACGTCTCTAAAAGAAATTGATTTGGTGAAACATCTGCAGTTAAAAGGGGTATATAGTCAATTGTCAAATAGTGCTAATGCTAAATAATTTGTGCATTTGAGCAAAGCAAACTAATTAGGCTTATGTCTCTTAGGCGCAGCTGATTGAACTTTTAATCATCTATGAGATGGTTTGTACTAAGGGTATGTATTAGTTTTATTACGTTTGATTGACAGTAATCTTAGTAATGAACTCTTCTGCTTACTGCAGCTTTCATATTTTCGAGACAACTATAGTCTATATTACTCTAAACAATATTCTTGCTTGCCTCTTAAGAAATTCATCACCGCATGATCACAATTAGAATGTGATTTCATTCTTGCCGCGGACACAGTGTATGTAGGCTGCATTTACCTTGGTTATGTCAGCTAATTGGTCGCGGATGCCTTAACACAAGTAGCCTTTGTTGATGGCCTCATAAGGGCAATCTATGTAAGACATTAGACATGTTTCAAACAATTTTAGTTGTTGCGACACTAGAAATGATGAGAATAATGTCAAACACTGAGGAGTTGTTTAGCTTTGTATCTTTTCTCGGCTTTTATATCCAACTTTGAATAAGGTTCCTTTAATTATCAAAACCTGGTTTTATTTATTCGGTAAGATTAAGACGTCTCAATTATATCAAACTTATGATGCAACAAATTAAGTATTCAaggagaaatattttttttgcacTGTAATTTCTACATTAGTAATTCGAACATATTACTCATGGTCGTTTAGGTGGTTTAAGCGGGCCCAAATTATAAAAAGATAACAAAGACTTAAAACTTATGGCTCAAAGGCAATACTGAATATTAGGTAtgtttataaattatttcattaaatatacaaatgaaaagatacaatttttttaaaaaaataatattattacaaCATTAGTGGTAGGTATATTAGCCTCTCTATTTTCTATAGTAGGAGTTTCAGTACTAGTAATAGTAGCATCAGTACAAGTTACATCGTTAGTaagaacaattttattattatatgttctTTCTTTTACTTCGATCCTTTGTTTTGCTCACTTAGTTACTCTTTCCGTCTggtattatttgtcatattattCTTTGAAATATTACCTTTGTTAATTCAAATTAACTATGCATTACCAATTAATTTTGTGAGAAAATAGGgggaaaaaattataaagttaaaaacAGGAGTGTATATGACACTTGCTAAAATTATACATTACTATATAACATGCATTTCAAATCATAATTATATGTCACTTGAGTTTTTTAATCTGAAAAACTTAAAAGCAAAAAACTTGTACTAGTATAATCCATAATTAGAATTAGAAATTAAAGACCCCAACCATGGATAATGTTACTCTCAACAGCCATGTTCCTTGACCCTGAGGCTCCATCTGCAGCCATATACTGATGATACCTACAGTTTTACATTAATGTTAAAGCTAATTAGGTCAAGTAAAATGACTTtcgaaaaaacaaaagaaaagacgtttttttaatgtgaattaTCATAAGTTGAGTGAGCGCGATCAATTAATAGATGAAAGTAATGTAGGTGCATACCCTATTTGAAGAACTGGATCAGGTAAATCACAGTCCATGTGATTTGATTGAGAATGGTGGACATGAAAGGTGCTGCTTCCTGCTTCATCTAAAGATGCATTACAATTACTCCATGGAAAAGGAACACCTTGTCCTTCACCCTCAAACTGTCAACATACAACAAAGAACATTCAAACATATGCACTCGCTTGCTctgatatttttaaagaattcgAGCAATATTATGGAGTAGTACCGATGATAGTTCAAGAGAAACCTTAATCTTCAACTGCTTGTTCACATCACCAAGATGACGCTCCTGATAACatgaataaaaatcaattaCCAACGTAAatgaatttagaattttttttttaaaaaaaacatttatataatatacttaattttaaaaagaaattatgaatTCACGTGTATCAAAGTGAATATACCCCCTTGATAATTaaccaccaagatgtatcatatacatcattgAATAAACCTCAAACTATTTCAACCCAACTTAATTTACTCTACGACTATAATTATTTAGGTGGTATTCCGAATAGCTAGTTTGGAAAGGAAGAAATTAGTCATTCAGCATTTTATACATCTTACCTTTCTACGAAGCTCCTCCATCTGTTCCATCATTATTTGTGTCTACAAAATGTAGAAacaaattcttaatattttatgatacaGCTCGACTTACGAGACAGAAAAGGTAAATCCAAATTTAGTGGACcttaaaagaattagatttgAATACATGAGGCAAAGAGAAGCCTCATGGCTCAAGCAACTAATATCAATTGTGTGAACACGATATAATAAAGTTTTTCATATATCATATTTAACAACAATGGCAAAAAGATGGCAATTTAGTATATACCTTTCTTTGTCTAGCTTGTGCAAGTGCACCTTCAAGttgtttttcaagattttgcaACTCCTTCACACTTAGTGCTCCAAGATCTTCACCAAGCAAGTGCCTTCATATGTATTATTAtaccaataaaaaaaacatctcAAAAAACTTAAACACACTTAATTtcaaggatatatatatatatatgtgtgtcaaaattataatataattatgtcaaatgaataagcaaaaatgacataaataaccTTTGAGTTCGTTGAAGTGCTTCAAACTTGGCCTTTAATTTAGAGACCTCTTGGTACCAGCTCTaaatttacaacaaaaataaaaaatttatgcaaaACATGATAAGTAAAAGTTAGTAAAATCCTAGATGAAGCTACAAACCTGTGTTTCTCTTTCACCACAATTGTCTTGAGGATTAAGGCAACAACGTTGGTACCTCTCAAGGGTTTTAGTGATACTGCCaacaaaacaaacataatattcaaaatattacttttctttccaaatcttaTTCTTATTGTTTCAACTAATTAAGTGACACGATTAAGGAGagataaaacataattaatggTAACCAATACTCTTACTGATTTCAAGGCTATTAAATAATGCCTTGTTGAGGGTAAAAAACACTCAAAAGACatataatattacataaaaCATGTAAAGGCATCAACATAAAATTTGTGATTTCGACTTGAAACgaattttaagaatataaaaaaaaaatttaaaatttgtgattttaaattataaattatggaTGTGTGAAAGTGTCATTTATTTTGCGATCATAAGGTCATATtgaaaagtaaatttaaaaaaaaaaaaacaaatacaagacaCACTCCTTTTATAAATGGAATAAAGaaagttaaaacaaataaattggaATGAAGCGAGTACTGCTAAATAAGGTGTATGGGAGTCAAGCTCATACCAAGTTTAATTTCCACTATCATATTTAGCACTATATGTAAGCTACAGCCTATTATgtttaatagtttaaatattttgattattatacaCGTTAATATGATATCAAAGCAGagaaaaattccaaattcaAATCCTACGGCCAccactttaaaaataaaattcacataTATAACCATGAAAAAGACTCATCAGGCTCGACCATCCATTCTACCccaaatcaaaaaagaaaaataaacacaagATCAAACAAACAAACTATTGATTATATAATGGACAAAAAGGAGGCATAcattagaaattaaaaagacAAAAGCTGGAAGAGTACATTACACAAGGATTAAAATAGCAAAAGTCTTCTCATTTCTATTCATTTGCtccattttatttaattggCCATTAGTACAACAAGTGGAtgtctttttccttcttctaaGTTCCAACCTTCCATATTTGGAAAGTGGAAAAAGACTTAGCAAATATAAGTGGAAACAGAAATTCATTTTGACAATTCTTTAAGGATAATTAGAtagaatataattatataaacaatACTATTTAGACATTGAATTAAGGGCTTAATAGCTTTTTGTACTACTTCAGACATCCCATATTAGTTGGGGGAAAGTGGAATTAAGGGCTCTCtatagattaacatgtaaacATGAAAGTGAACAACTAATATGAACGTATGGAGTACTATTCAAGAAATTAAAACAAGTTTTTCATTTTGCAACACATTTGCTCCATACAAAACCCTAATTCTAAACAAAAGTGTTACATGGTAGAACAAATGTGATTATGAACACAAGAAATTATTAGTTGgacaccattttttttttttttggaaagacaacaaaaaaaattgagcaaaAAAGGAGTCCTCTTTTAACACTGCTATTACCCCAAGATATTGATGTGTATGAGTTTAAAAAAGTTACCAATAACAAAAAAGCATTTTTACATTAACACTATCATTCTTcaataaaacaataacaaaaaaatgataTCAAGAAAactgaagaatatgaaaaactcatttttttgttGGTAATATGAGTTGGTAATACATATTGAAAAACTCAAGAATCTCATAACACTCATCAGTaataaatttcactaaaatggaaagaaaaaagagatcTTAATCAGTTCTTGGGGTATGGGAACTGATAAAGAAAACTCCTTTTTTCATATGCATAAAAAGTAGCAATCAGATTATATACTAACCTGCAAAACTGATAAATGCAagaaatctcaaatatgaaCAAATTCCTTTTTAACAGGCATATGCCACTATTTTTTGATGTGCAGTTTAGTACAATACTCTCTTTTACACAAAGGATTTGGTCATAACAGAACAAAATGTATGTGTTTGGTATATGAAGTAGAAATCATTGAAAGGACTTCAAGATCTATGGATGAAAAGGTATAAAGTAGACaaagtttgaaactttttgATGTTTTATAACCATTGGACTAACAAGTGTTCCAAAAAACAGCAAAAgcattaaagaaaaagatgaaaggAAATAGTAGGAACAAAATGGAGAGAAACCCTAGATCTTTCACATTTGTCCAAAAGAGTTGGAAGAAGAAGTTTCTAGACCTGGTCAGTTCTTACTCTGATCTTTTGATTTTGTGGATTGACCATTGAAACGTGTCAATATCCAATTGGTAGAACCAAAAACCCCTTCTCATATTCATGACATTTTGATCAAAcattaaaatgaaagaagaaagagaactCAAAGAGAGATACAAATCTGAAAACTCCACTTAACAGACAAGAGATAAAGATAAGTTGGTGCTTGTGTAAAGTGCTGCAAAAGCCCATACCAATTTAGCAAGTCTATTTATccaacaatttattttatttattttaaaaaaaaaagttgaattaaaaacataaaatccactcccacaaaaacaaaaaacaactGACCTCACTGTCTTTCACTCTCTCTGTGTTATTatctttctttatatatatgatgatccccataaaaaaaacataaaattgtaatctttttatgatttaaagAACCCCATTTCAAGAATTAGCTAATTAGATCCTCACAAAGTAATAAACTAGACACACTTTTCATGTGTTAAAAAGCTTAGTacatatttatatgatgaacCTCATATGAAAACAAACATGAAGTTgtaatctttttatgatttagaagaACCCCATTTTCTAGAATTAGCTATTAAGAGCCCCCACAAAGTAAACTTGACAGACTTTTCATGTATAAGAAAACTTAGTTACTATGAACCCCGTATGAAAATATACACATAGTTataatctttttatgatttttgaagaaccccatacgaaaaaaaaaaaaaaactttgtaaTCTTTTTTGTGATTTAGAAGAACCCcatatgaaaaaataacataaagttgtaatctttttatgttttagaaGAACCCCATATAATAAAAAAACCATAAAGTTAgtaatctttttatgatttagaagaaccccatatgaaaaaataacttaaagttgtaatctttttatgatttagaagaaccccatatgaaaaaataacttgaagttgtaatctttttatgatttagaagaACCCCATAtcatcaaaaattatttattactaataatTAAGAGCCCATACAAAGTAAACTTGACacatttttcatgtatatatataaaaaaaaaaaagataatatatatatgtgtgtatataccCTGCACTACCAAACTCATAGAGCTTTCCACGACTAGAGAAGATGATGAGAGCAACTTCAGCCTCACAAAGCACTGATAATTCATAAGCTTTCTTCAACAAACCATTCCTCCTCTTAGAAAATGTCACTTGACGGTTGATTTTGTTCTCTATTCTCTTTAGTTCCACTCTCCCTCtccccatttttttcttcttctattccTAGAGCTAGCTAATTCTATCAAAAAGATTATTTATGTTATGATCAGTAATGAATAGGGGAGGTGGGGTTAGCAATAAGTGTAAAAGTGTACTACATAATTCCCCTTCTTccttataagaaaaaaaaaggttcaatCTTGGATATCTCTTCTTGCAACAAAATGGTAACCTAATAATTCTTCTTTTGCTtcattcttttatataaaaaaaaatcttctaaggaaaaaaaaattgctctattttttcctaaaaaaactCATTTCTTGTAATTGTAAGAAACTTTGTTACCTTCTCTTTTAGGGTAAAAGAAACCTGGTCACAGACCAATAgcaatttattttcataaaaaaaaatattgaattttcaatttcaaagtAATGATGAAAAAAGTTAATAAGTGGTCCAAGTAATTAGGTTCAATGAATTCAAAAGGTCCAAGTTTCAGATAGTTTCTGATCATCTGTGTGAAGACATAACAAAGTTTGATAGTAGCATCCAACTAATGTCTTGGACCATCTTATTAATTGTTGAGAGACAAAGGCACACATCAACTGTTAATTTTTTGTCAagaattttattcaatatttttttaaaaaaaatgcatatgGGCTGATTTAGCAACCATAATTTCTTTTAGGGGCTAATAAAAAGGTATATTTGTTAAGATTTCATGCTAATTGCCAAAAGGATACTAATTATCTAAAAAGATAAGAAACCTATAGCTTGTTCTATTTATTGCCTAGTGATAGCAAAGGGTTGTTAAGGAAAAACTTGTCTTGTAGTAGGATGTATTTAGGTATTCCTAGGCTTATGGTGGTTAGATAATAATTACCAAGAATTTAGCAATCAATTAAGGAATCATAAATCATAGTTAAATGGACAAGTGTTATATCCTTTAAGAGAACTATTTACCATATTGcacttaattcatttttaagtgAATTTAAACAACATATCGTCTATAAATTATTGACTTTAGTTTTTTATACAcagataataataaatattttttaaactatcaaattaaaatatttcacat is part of the Solanum lycopersicum chromosome 1, SLM_r2.1 genome and harbors:
- the AGL6 gene encoding AGAMOUS-like MADS-box protein AGL6 isoform X1; translated protein: MFDQNVMNMRRGFWFYQLDIDTFQWSIHKIKRSDITKTLERYQRCCLNPQDNCGERETQSWYQEVSKLKAKFEALQRTQRHLLGEDLGALSVKELQNLEKQLEGALAQARQRKTQIMMEQMEELRRKERHLGDVNKQLKIKVSLELSSFEGEGQGVPFPWSNCNASLDEAGSSTFHVHHSQSNHMDCDLPDPVLQIGYHQYMAADGASGSRNMAVESNIIHGWGL
- the AGL6 gene encoding AGAMOUS-like MADS-box protein AGL6, which encodes MGRGRVELKRIENKINRQVTFSKRRNGLLKKAYELSVLCEAEVALIIFSSRGKLYEFGSAGITKTLERYQRCCLNPQDNCGERETQSWYQEVSKLKAKFEALQRTQRHLLGEDLGALSVKELQNLEKQLEGALAQARQRKTQIMMEQMEELRRKERHLGDVNKQLKIKVSLELSSFEGEGQGVPFPWSNCNASLDEAGSSTFHVHHSQSNHMDCDLPDPVLQIGYHQYMAADGASGSRNMAVESNIIHGWGL